Below is a genomic region from Zea mays cultivar B73 chromosome 9, Zm-B73-REFERENCE-NAM-5.0, whole genome shotgun sequence.
TTCTCTTAGGCCTCCACATGGTCCGGGCCTTCACCATGGTCGGACCTGATTCAAGGCTCAGCACATGCTCACAGTGCAAGGTTGTTTCTCCAGACTCACTGTTGCAATCCGTGTGCACAGAGGTGTGTGATTGCAGCACACTATCCCGGCCACACTCCCTTTTGTAATCCAGCACAATGCTCGCCAGCTCATGATTCTCAAGAATAGAGATGGGTGCACTCTGAAGCAAAGATAAAAGTAATGTTAACTGCAGATGTGGGCAGAAGTCCTTCTATACAAGGGACTTGTTACTTTGTTAGTATGCTAATATGTCTCATTTTTCTCGATTTTATTCGACCCAGTTGGGTTTAGAATCAGTTGACCAAATAGCAgagctacccccccccccccccttctccaACACACACACACATTAATATAGGGTAGAAGAGCTGCCAATTAATGAAGCAGTAAGAAAAACCAAATGATAACTGTCTCCGAACTCGTAGCCGACAATACATACATGAAGGACCAGCCAACAACACATGGCATATCATCAATCAAGCAAATATAAGAATTATCTCTACCGCATCTTATTTCTCTGTAGTTTAGAGCAAAGAAAAACTAAATTGACTTGTACACAGGCTGCTCTTGCACGAAAGCAACACGCGTCAGCGACATTGTTAGGTACCTAGGTGACCAACCAAATATACTAAAATCTCAGGAGATGCATTGCGTATCCAACTTGTGCTCGTTGTCATGAATAACTTAAAAGAAAAGATACCTTCTAAACAAATATTATATATCATGAGATGAGCGCCATTGTATTTGCTAATCGAAGGAATATAAGTGGGCTCTAAGCCACTAATAATTACCAATGACAGAATAGGCAACCCCCCAACCCAACCAGGCACCCACATTCCGATGGTCAGTATCGTCTGCAGGCAGATGGGGACTGGGCAGCAGATATACAGGATAGAGAAGTAATTGGTTTCTGTTTGCACATGATTGTCAGTTGCACAAAAGAGACCAGGATGGAATACCCAACATAACATTAGGCGGCCTCAAATTGGGATAAAATACAATTTGAACGAAAATGATTCGAGTCAGAGTACTCAAGTGTGGAATAAAACAGTTCAAATAAAGCACAAGTACTAAATTAGCTGGTCATGAAGGTTACCTATTTCAGTCTCTAAACAAGAAATACTGAAGTAAGGAGTAGAATAATGATTTGCATATCATCAGTAAGAAAATTACCTCAAGAATCCACGCAATGTATTTAACATTATTGACATGctgatttatatcaagatcagcccAACGAGGCTGCACAAAACAGACCCAAAAAATATATAAAACAGCAAAGGAAAAAATAACTATATGAACATACTAGCAATTTAATCTAAATATTAATTCAGTTACTTACAGTCAGGCCTGTCCTCACATATTTAGCTACAGACGTGCTTTGTCCCTCTGGCAGTTTTGGAAGCTTGCGGTTGTCTTCGTCAACAATAGCAGAATGCTCAAAAAAGTATGGCTCTATTTCAGTCCGCACTTCATCTGGAATTCTTGCAAGCTTCCTAGTGAGTTTGTTCATCATAACCCATTTACTGCACAAAGACATAAATTAGAAAAAAAAAATGTGACAGGGTGTTCCGTATAACTTACATGTACTTCAAGCAGAGAAAATATGAATGCAGTGTAAATCGTAATATGGCAGTTAGCAgaaataaactgataataaaactgATTAATGATATAGATATATCAGTGTGGCAGAGATTTCAACCTTGTTGCCTTCAGTATCGTGAGGCCTGTTATAGGATCGCGTATATGCCAATCCCTACGCATTCCATTTTTACCATTAGCACTAACCCATGTATCTACTTCAACAGTATCACCCCTGCAGCAGAATAGAGGAGCGACTTAGGACACATAACAATAGAACCCAGATGATGAGGGATCACTTTCAGTTCATAGAAGATAAAGTTTCTAGTATCTGTTAGTTGCCATAGGAAAATGTATCAAGGCTTCAAGAGGTTTAATGAGTGTATCTGCATCAATAATAGAGGTTTGCAAACTGCCCACAGCGACATACAACTATATAGGCTCCTTGTGCTAAAAAACTACATATGATCCTCCAAGTTATTGCCAAACAGCGCAAAAAAAACAAGGAGATTTCCTTTCACATTTATtgctgaacaacttgaaaaccccATTCAACTAATCACTCAATACCCAGCACTGAGGAAACAAGCCATAATCATTATTAATTCCATGTCTCCACAAGTAACCACATGGGTGTTACTTATTTCAAGCTCAAATCACGATAAGAAAACTGAACAAGATCATGCGATGATGGAAATCATACCAGCATGGATAACGCTCGATGATGGCCTGCATTTGGCTAACCACCCAGAACAAGTTTCGTTTACTCATCTCTGGTGTGGAGCCAAATCCATCACCTAGCAGCCCAGCGGTCTTCACATGATTGAGTGCCGTTTCCTGGATCAAATCCAAACTTTTTCATCGTCCAATCCTCAGCTACAAAATCTCACACCTCAAAATTAACAAATCATTTTACCTGCAAATGGTTCATCAGCGTCTCTATAGATGCCGTCCTATCTGCCCCAATCTCATAGGACCTAATGGAGAAGTTCTGCCTGAACATGAGCCCATCATGTATGATCCGGCCAAACCCAAACGTGTCAGTGAGCATGTCAGGCCTCCTAGGCTTCCAGTCAAGCATCGTCCACTGCTTCTCTGCGGCCAAGAAGATGGTGGTGATGGCCGCAAGGAGCATGCTCCAGTCGGGAAGCTGGTTGTAGAAAGTCTTCGGCACCGAAGAAGGTACGGTTTCGTGCTCCCCATCCGCCACCGCGGACTTGCCCCCACCGTTCATCTTGGGGACCGCAGCGTGGGCGCGCGTCTTGCTCGCCCTCACGGCACTAGACGAGGCTCCCGGCTTCGCCGCAACGCCGCGGACGTCCAGGCTCTCTGGGCGCTCCCCAAGGCCGTTCTTAGGAGCGGCCGGCGCCGGTGACCCTGGAAAGAAGGACGAGGCCGCGATGGAGGCGGCCATAGGAAAGTGCTCCGCGCCAAATCAAATCGAATGGTAGCACCTGTCTGAATCCGGGATCTCAATCTGGTTCAGCACGAGAACAGCATTAGCATCAACATAAAGCACAAAATCAAACAAGAAAACTGCCCGTTTACTCAATTTAAGCAACCCAAAAAAAGCAAGATTTGCCGCACACTACAGGCGCATCACGGGTAGAAATGGCCAGAGCTTGCGAGGAAGTGCAGGGACAAAACGACGGTCAAACCAACCCGCTGTCAAATACAGCAAACAACCCAAAtgaaaagagaagaaaaactcACCCAAGAAAATAAGCGGCAGCAACCCAAATCTAGCGGCGTAAACGAGAAGGAAGAGGGGCGCAAGGTTTCCTGAACTCGAGATCCAGCCGGGGCAAGGACCCTGAACTCCCGCGATTCACCCCAGCTGTCACGGCCCGGACGCTAGCAGGCCGAACAGCGAAGCGCCCAGAAATAGCTACAGCTTATCCGGTGGAATAGCCACATGGCGGCCGCGCCCAGACAATCCGACCAGGAATAGACTCAACCCCACTACGAACTTATGACAAAAGGCACACGGAATGCGGGCGGGCGGGCCGGGAAGGGACGCGCAAGGGAACGAACCTTGCGCGGGCGGCGACGGCGAGGGCACAGGGGGCTTGGGTGTTGGTGCGTGCTTCTTCCGTCGGGTGCGCTTCACCACGCGGCCATTGGCAGCGCGCCGATGGGGGAGAGCGAGGGAGGAAGAGGCTTCTGGCGGATAGGTGGTGGTGTTTGGCGGCTTCGCGGGCGCTGCGgtgggggcggccgggcggggcggggcggggccggTCGAACTCTGTTTCTTTTCTCCGCTGGCGCTGGCACTGACACCCGCACCGGGCGTTGTCCACCGCGACCTTTTAACCCGTTTGGAGAGCGTGGGGTCGGTGAGTGCGTGGCAGCCGGGTATGGAGAGCGGGCCTGGGCTGGCTGGCCATGCATACGATGCTTCCTGTTGCTGAGCTGAGCAGATCCTGGAGACAAAAATAACATAAGAAAATTCCTTATCCTATTATTTATAGAAGAGTAGTGCTTCCTTTGTTTGCTTTTAGAAATTTCAACCTGAGTAGGGAAGAatgattttttttttattttcagGACTGAAAGGAACGCACAGTTTTTTTCCCGGTGTCAGATAAGCAACTTTCTCAAATAATAGTACTGTCGCGTATTATTTGTTTTTCTATCTTTATATATGGTCCGTAAACAGAATCATCCGTAAGGACCGTATGTGACTACTACACTATTCAAATACGGCAATGCACGAATCATGTGCACTTAAAACGTGGACTCTGCAAAAGTGTCTTGGCACACAAGTGAATGAATGAATCAACAGGAGTCCTCTCTTCGCCGTGCATGTGCGGACGAGACGAAAGTGGTTGCCCCTGCCCAGCGGACAGCGGTTGCCCGGGACTCCACTCCATCGTGTTCTGACGGTGATCTAGACGAGAATTGAAGTGGTTCTCAGTTGGACATCCGTTTCCCCCATCCAAGCAGTCGTTCGTGTCGGCATCGGCGAGTTATTATATTAGGGTTCCTTTTCCTTGCGGCAGAGCTCTGAACCCTGGTCTGAAATCAAAAACAAAAGAAAACTGGAACGTTGTCAGAATATTGAGAACTACACTACGCTAGCTACACGCCAGAAATTTCAGTGAAAGCAGGTGGGGCCACTCACAACTGAGTTTCTGCAGTTGCGACCTGAAAAAAAAAGAAGAATCAAGCACGTACGCCTTGAAACGTGAGCAGAAGTTTCTAGCCGGGAAGATTACAGGTATTGCTCAGAAGCACCCTAGATTTTCTTCGGTCAGCTTAGTTTTCAGCGGTTGATCAAAAAGGTTACAAGCAAGTACA
It encodes:
- the LOC100281497 gene encoding myristoyl-acyl carrier protein thioesterase, which gives rise to MAASIAASSFFPGSPAPAAPKNGLGERPESLDVRGVAAKPGASSSAVRASKTRAHAAVPKMNGGGKSAVADGEHETVPSSVPKTFYNQLPDWSMLLAAITTIFLAAEKQWTMLDWKPRRPDMLTDTFGFGRIIHDGLMFRQNFSIRSYEIGADRTASIETLMNHLQETALNHVKTAGLLGDGFGSTPEMSKRNLFWVVSQMQAIIERYPCWGDTVEVDTWVSANGKNGMRRDWHIRDPITGLTILKATSKWVMMNKLTRKLARIPDEVRTEIEPYFFEHSAIVDEDNRKLPKLPEGQSTSVAKYVRTGLTPRWADLDINQHVNNVKYIAWILESAPISILENHELASIVLDYKRECGRDSVLQSHTSVHTDCNSESGETTLHCEHVLSLESGPTMVKARTMWRPKRTKAQETVVPSSI